A portion of the Hyalangium minutum genome contains these proteins:
- a CDS encoding phosphotransferase family protein: MPSTSPTDSAGAVRPGEELNVPAVDAWLKTQVPTLEGTPEVTQYSGGASNWTYRLKYANRDLILRRPPAGTKAKSAHDMAREYSVQKALKPAYPAVPTMIGLCQDPAVLGSDFYVMERIEGLIPRKHLPRGLTLDQPQTRQLCLNVIDKLVELHSVDAAAVGLSSLGKGPGYPKRQIEGWSDRYEKAHTWNVLGFQYVRDWLKANTPDDVATCVIHNDWRFDNVVLDPGEPIRVIGVLDWEMATLGDPLMDLGNALAYWVHADDNFFLRATRRQPTHLPGMLRREEVVEYYLDRMKLKPANWTFYEVYGLFRLAVIAQQIYYRYHHKQTRNPAFKNFWVLVNYLGLRCNRLIRKKGAR; this comes from the coding sequence ATGCCTTCCACCTCGCCCACTGACTCGGCCGGAGCCGTCCGCCCGGGAGAAGAACTGAACGTCCCCGCCGTGGATGCCTGGCTCAAGACCCAGGTGCCCACGCTGGAGGGCACGCCTGAAGTCACCCAGTACTCGGGAGGTGCCTCGAACTGGACCTACCGGCTCAAGTACGCCAACCGCGATCTCATCCTTCGCCGGCCCCCGGCGGGGACGAAGGCCAAGTCCGCGCACGACATGGCCCGCGAGTACTCGGTGCAGAAGGCCCTGAAGCCTGCCTATCCGGCCGTGCCCACCATGATCGGCCTGTGTCAGGACCCGGCGGTGCTGGGCTCGGACTTCTACGTGATGGAGCGCATCGAGGGCCTCATCCCTCGCAAGCACCTGCCTCGGGGGCTCACCCTGGACCAGCCGCAGACGCGGCAGCTCTGTCTCAACGTCATCGACAAGCTGGTGGAACTGCACTCCGTGGACGCGGCGGCCGTGGGGCTGTCGTCGCTGGGCAAGGGGCCCGGCTATCCGAAGCGGCAGATCGAGGGCTGGTCGGACCGCTACGAGAAGGCTCACACCTGGAATGTGCTCGGCTTCCAGTATGTGCGCGATTGGCTCAAGGCCAACACCCCCGACGATGTCGCCACCTGCGTCATCCACAACGACTGGCGCTTCGACAACGTGGTGCTCGATCCAGGAGAGCCCATCCGAGTCATCGGCGTGCTCGACTGGGAGATGGCCACGCTGGGAGATCCGCTGATGGATCTGGGCAATGCGCTGGCCTACTGGGTCCACGCCGACGATAACTTCTTTTTGCGAGCCACGCGGCGCCAGCCCACGCACCTGCCTGGCATGCTCCGGCGCGAGGAGGTGGTCGAGTACTACCTCGATCGCATGAAGCTGAAGCCGGCCAACTGGACCTTCTATGAGGTCTACGGCCTGTTCCGGCTCGCCGTCATCGCCCAGCAGATCTACTACCGCTACCACCACAAGCAGACGCGCAACCCCGCGTTCAAGAACTTCTGGGTGCTGGTCAACTACCTCGGGCTGCGCTGCAACCGGCTCATCCGGAAGAAGGGGGCACGCTGA
- a CDS encoding histidine phosphatase family protein, with protein MGVVYLVRHGQASFGAADYDQLSEMGVAQAKVLGEALRARLPCVDAVVTGGMARHWQTADACLKALGVAVPHKRMVDFNEYDHEEIVVRHIPRYADKSLMMQDLAETPDPRRAFQEVFTQAVARWVEGRHEADYTETWAAFRERSLRALTELIQELGASKTALVFTSGGPITAICQDLLRIPDEHAFRLNWTLANCGVTKIVYSERGRYLSTLNEHGYFEGAQRALLTYR; from the coding sequence ATGGGCGTCGTATACTTGGTTCGCCATGGACAGGCCTCGTTCGGGGCCGCGGACTACGATCAGCTCTCGGAGATGGGGGTGGCGCAGGCGAAGGTGCTCGGGGAGGCGCTGCGCGCGCGGCTCCCGTGTGTGGATGCGGTGGTCACCGGAGGAATGGCGCGACACTGGCAGACGGCGGATGCGTGCCTGAAGGCGCTCGGGGTGGCGGTGCCTCACAAGCGCATGGTGGACTTCAACGAGTACGACCACGAGGAGATCGTCGTCCGCCACATCCCGCGCTACGCGGACAAGAGCCTGATGATGCAGGACCTGGCTGAGACGCCAGACCCTCGCCGGGCCTTCCAGGAAGTGTTCACGCAGGCCGTCGCCCGCTGGGTCGAGGGCCGGCACGAGGCCGACTACACCGAGACCTGGGCCGCTTTCCGGGAGCGCAGCCTCCGCGCGTTGACGGAGCTCATCCAGGAGCTGGGAGCTTCCAAGACCGCGTTGGTGTTCACCTCGGGGGGACCCATCACCGCCATCTGCCAGGACCTGCTGCGGATCCCCGACGAGCACGCCTTCCGCCTGAACTGGACGCTGGCCAACTGCGGCGTCACCAAGATCGTCTACAGCGAGCGCGGCCGGTACCTCTCCACGCTGAACGAGCACGGCTACTTCGAGGGTGCCCAGCGCGCGCTGCTAACGTACCGCTGA
- a CDS encoding carbonic anhydrase — MKKLIRGLLDFQRHSLPAYRSTFARLAKGQTPDCLFITCADSRVVPNLLVSTDPGDLFVMRNVGNMVAPSDASGQSMGDRSEAAAVEYSLLHLPVTDVVVCGHSSCGAMKALLAGMSDARCPNLCDWLDLGRGALQSLEKAGRVGEGLEPADRLSQLNVLQQLAHLRSYPLVRERMAAGTLRLHGWWFDIGNAKVHAYRPGREAFVPIDELEGEQMLADLGANGVGDASTSAA, encoded by the coding sequence ATGAAGAAGCTCATTCGCGGTCTCCTGGATTTCCAGCGTCACAGCCTCCCCGCCTACCGCTCCACTTTCGCGCGCCTGGCCAAGGGCCAGACTCCGGACTGCCTCTTCATCACCTGCGCTGACAGCCGCGTGGTGCCCAACCTCCTGGTGTCCACGGATCCGGGCGATCTCTTCGTCATGCGCAACGTGGGCAACATGGTGGCGCCCTCGGATGCGTCGGGCCAGTCCATGGGCGACCGCTCCGAGGCCGCCGCGGTGGAGTACTCCCTGCTCCACCTGCCGGTGACGGACGTGGTGGTGTGCGGGCACTCCAGCTGCGGCGCCATGAAGGCGCTGCTGGCGGGAATGTCGGACGCGCGGTGCCCCAACCTCTGCGACTGGCTGGATCTGGGCCGCGGCGCCCTGCAGTCCCTGGAGAAGGCCGGCCGCGTGGGTGAGGGCCTGGAGCCGGCGGACAGGCTCAGCCAGCTCAACGTGCTGCAGCAGCTGGCCCACCTGCGCTCGTACCCCCTGGTGCGCGAGCGCATGGCCGCGGGCACGCTGCGGCTGCACGGCTGGTGGTTCGACATTGGCAATGCAAAGGTGCATGCCTACCGCCCCGGCCGCGAGGCCTTCGTCCCCATCGACGAGTTGGAGGGCGAGCAGATGCTCGCGGATCTGGGCGCCAACGGTGTGGGGGATGCCTCGACCTCCGCTGCCTGA
- a CDS encoding SulP family inorganic anion transporter: MGISLASGAPIMSGLIAGVVGGLVVGLLGGAPLLVSGPAAGLAVMVFGFINEMGFAVTCAAVAAAGMVQMAMGSLKVARTALAISPAVIHGMLAGIGILIVLGQLHIVLGGSPQSNAWQNIKELPGQIADLHGPATILGLLTIGLLVLWQVMPKSRLKQIPGPLVAVVGASAVAALWGANVKRVELAGDFFSSLQLPQLPQNQWGAFVVAALSLALVASAESLLSAVATDKMHTGPRANLDKELFAQGLANTVSGLAGGLPITGVIVRSAANIAAGAKTRTSAVLHGVWMLLFVTMLAALLKLVPLTVLAGLLVFVGVKLVNTHHIQELRRRGELSVYVVTVAGVVGVNLLAGIAMGLALAVGRLLWQLGKVQVHVKQEGDVHQVRVGGALTFVGVPKLSAALAQVPMGAKVELDLAVETLDHSGYEALESWSETHRKTGGHVYMEPLEDIWRRKSTSAATPSPVPPPVTSPSPSLTAEGAR, translated from the coding sequence ATGGGCATCTCGCTGGCGTCGGGCGCGCCCATCATGTCCGGCCTCATCGCTGGCGTGGTCGGCGGGCTGGTGGTCGGCCTGCTCGGCGGCGCGCCCCTGCTGGTGAGCGGCCCGGCTGCGGGCCTCGCGGTGATGGTGTTCGGCTTCATCAACGAGATGGGCTTCGCCGTCACCTGTGCCGCGGTGGCCGCTGCGGGCATGGTGCAGATGGCGATGGGCAGCCTGAAGGTGGCGCGCACCGCGCTGGCCATCTCCCCGGCGGTGATCCACGGAATGCTGGCGGGCATCGGCATCCTGATCGTTCTGGGCCAGCTGCACATCGTGCTGGGCGGCTCGCCCCAGTCCAACGCGTGGCAGAACATCAAGGAGCTGCCTGGGCAGATCGCGGATCTGCACGGCCCCGCGACGATCTTGGGCCTGCTCACCATCGGCCTGCTGGTGCTGTGGCAGGTGATGCCCAAGAGCCGGCTCAAGCAGATCCCCGGGCCGCTGGTGGCGGTGGTGGGCGCTTCGGCGGTGGCGGCGCTGTGGGGCGCCAACGTGAAGCGCGTGGAGCTGGCCGGTGACTTCTTCAGCAGCCTGCAGCTGCCCCAGCTGCCCCAGAACCAGTGGGGCGCCTTCGTGGTCGCGGCGCTCTCGCTGGCGCTGGTGGCCAGCGCCGAGTCCCTGCTGAGCGCGGTGGCCACGGACAAGATGCACACGGGCCCGCGCGCCAACCTGGACAAGGAGCTGTTCGCGCAGGGCCTGGCCAACACCGTGTCCGGCCTCGCGGGCGGCCTGCCCATCACGGGCGTCATCGTCCGCAGCGCGGCCAACATCGCCGCGGGCGCCAAGACGCGCACCTCGGCCGTGCTGCACGGCGTGTGGATGCTGCTCTTCGTCACGATGCTGGCCGCGCTGCTGAAGCTGGTGCCTCTCACCGTGCTGGCGGGCCTGCTCGTCTTCGTGGGTGTGAAGCTGGTGAACACGCACCACATCCAGGAGCTGCGCCGCCGCGGCGAGCTGTCCGTGTACGTGGTGACGGTGGCCGGCGTGGTGGGCGTCAACCTGCTGGCGGGCATCGCCATGGGCCTGGCGCTGGCCGTGGGCCGGCTGCTGTGGCAGCTGGGCAAGGTGCAGGTGCACGTGAAGCAGGAAGGTGACGTGCACCAGGTGCGCGTGGGCGGAGCCCTCACGTTCGTGGGCGTGCCCAAGCTGTCCGCTGCGCTGGCCCAGGTCCCCATGGGCGCCAAGGTCGAGTTGGATCTGGCCGTGGAGACGCTGGACCACTCCGGTTACGAGGCGCTCGAGAGCTGGTCCGAGACGCACCGTAAGACGGGCGGCCATGTGTACATGGAGCCGCTCGAAGACATCTGGCGGCGCAAGAGCACCAGCGCAGCCACTCCCTCCCCCGTTCCTCCCCCTGTCACTTCCCCTTCCCCGTCTCTCACTGCCGAGGGTGCACGATGA
- a CDS encoding sigma-54-dependent transcriptional regulator — MSTSLLLVDDDRTFSSLASSVLSQEGFLVRTARSLHETRAALAREAPDLVILDRRLPDGDGLSFLPELRAQMPGTVVLMVTAHGDIASAVEAIKAGARDYLAKPVELDDLVLRARRAAQDVQLQERLRRAESALEGRRRLLEPRSPVMRQTLQMLERIATSPRSPVLVQGETGVGKEVIARHLHLLRAEQGPFVHVNCAALPDTLVESELFGHERGSFTDARTARRGLVEVANGGLLFLDEVGELPLPLQAKLLTFLDKGAFRRLGGSSELTSSARVVAATNRDLSQEVSAGRFREDLYFRLSVFKVEVPPLRERREDVLPLAESLVAELCAELGRRPVTFSAAARERLARYPFPGNVRELRNVLERALVLESGPALELEALATGPRSPTASTDPQAFVVSGPPRPLEEMDRLYVRHVLELLEGRRMDAARALGISYPTFLRKLGEE; from the coding sequence ATGAGCACGTCCTTGCTCCTGGTGGACGACGATCGCACCTTCTCCTCTCTCGCCTCCTCCGTTCTCTCCCAGGAAGGCTTCCTGGTGCGCACGGCCCGCTCGCTCCATGAGACGCGCGCGGCCCTGGCCCGCGAGGCCCCCGATCTGGTGATCCTCGATCGCCGGCTGCCGGATGGAGATGGGCTCTCCTTCCTGCCCGAGCTGCGCGCCCAGATGCCCGGCACCGTGGTGCTCATGGTGACGGCGCACGGAGACATCGCCAGCGCGGTGGAGGCCATCAAGGCGGGCGCGCGCGACTACCTGGCCAAGCCGGTGGAGCTGGACGATCTCGTGCTCCGCGCACGCCGTGCTGCCCAGGACGTGCAGCTGCAAGAGCGCCTGCGCCGGGCCGAGAGCGCCCTGGAGGGCCGCCGCCGCCTGCTGGAGCCCCGCTCACCGGTCATGCGGCAGACGCTGCAGATGCTGGAGCGGATCGCCACCTCGCCCCGCAGCCCCGTGCTCGTGCAGGGGGAGACGGGCGTGGGCAAAGAGGTGATCGCCCGCCACCTGCACCTGCTGCGCGCCGAGCAGGGCCCCTTCGTCCACGTCAACTGCGCCGCCCTGCCCGACACCCTGGTGGAGAGCGAGCTGTTCGGCCACGAGCGCGGCTCCTTCACCGACGCACGCACCGCCCGGAGAGGCCTGGTGGAGGTGGCCAACGGCGGCCTGCTCTTCCTCGATGAGGTGGGCGAGCTGCCGCTGCCTCTGCAGGCCAAGCTGCTCACCTTCCTGGACAAGGGAGCCTTTCGCCGGCTGGGCGGCAGCAGCGAGCTGACCAGCAGCGCGCGCGTGGTGGCCGCCACCAACCGCGATCTCTCCCAGGAGGTGTCCGCCGGCCGCTTTCGCGAGGACCTCTACTTCCGGCTGAGCGTCTTCAAGGTGGAGGTACCTCCCCTGCGCGAGCGCCGCGAGGATGTGCTGCCGCTGGCCGAGTCCCTGGTGGCCGAGCTGTGCGCGGAGCTGGGCCGCCGGCCCGTCACCTTCTCCGCCGCCGCGCGCGAGCGGCTCGCGCGCTACCCCTTCCCGGGCAACGTGCGCGAGCTGCGCAACGTGCTCGAGCGCGCCCTGGTGCTCGAGAGCGGCCCGGCCCTGGAGCTCGAGGCGCTGGCCACGGGCCCCCGGAGCCCCACCGCCTCCACGGATCCGCAGGCCTTCGTGGTCTCGGGCCCGCCGCGGCCCTTAGAAGAGATGGATCGTCTTTACGTGCGGCACGTGCTCGAGCTCCTGGAGGGCCGCCGCATGGACGCCGCCCGGGCGCTGGGCATCTCCTACCCGACCTTCCTGCGCAAGCTGGGCGAAGAGTAA
- a CDS encoding sensor histidine kinase — MKPSVPQPPSLPGPPSAPALQDFARTQRRAGRSALFGLALLGLVALTSPLLAYREELENAREEALAHLSVQAQVQAEALGVHLQLLEAELQRLAQHPKLILEDGPAGPEVTVLDNALHHTHLFSEGVVLLSASGRRVWSDPPAMALGESPVTTRPWFRRVQREGVSDINLLEREDGPLVVAVPVVRGGRQVVGMLVGELRAGAKPLPGVSAKGTDLTLLVSLNGKLLLPMPPQNLRWTTQLASDLIALVHAPGRITLADTAMLGAAAPVPVPAGVSGMLLAVLENEEHNVAPLRYRFLSQLILHSALLISTLIVFVFLLRRSYRSLLRAEERLRHQETMAALGSASQLIAHEVKNALNGIQAALSLLRPASSSGEVALPALRAQVQRLGHLARSLLSFGEPRPMLRRPCDLRLLVDEALQSLRLLPEAEDVRIGVTMAEGLTVHVDPALLVAAIDNLLRNAVEAGAVARDTGLRPAPWVQVSLAREGAEAVLLVEDNAGGVDPKLEPRLWEPFATARAKGIGLGLPMARTAVEAHGGSLTYTRLPEGSRFSLRLPLESAA; from the coding sequence ATGAAGCCCTCCGTCCCCCAGCCCCCTTCCCTTCCGGGGCCTCCCTCCGCGCCGGCCCTCCAGGACTTCGCCCGGACGCAGCGGCGTGCGGGCCGCTCGGCCCTGTTCGGCCTGGCACTGCTCGGCCTGGTGGCGCTGACCAGCCCCTTGCTCGCCTACCGGGAGGAGCTGGAGAACGCTCGCGAAGAGGCGCTTGCCCACTTGTCCGTCCAGGCCCAGGTGCAGGCCGAGGCCCTGGGCGTGCACCTCCAGCTGCTCGAGGCCGAGCTCCAACGGCTGGCCCAGCACCCCAAGCTCATCCTCGAGGATGGTCCCGCAGGCCCCGAGGTCACCGTGCTGGACAACGCCCTGCACCACACCCACCTCTTCTCCGAGGGCGTCGTCCTCCTGAGCGCCTCGGGACGCCGCGTGTGGAGCGATCCCCCCGCGATGGCGCTGGGCGAATCTCCCGTGACCACCCGCCCCTGGTTCCGCCGCGTGCAGAGGGAGGGGGTCTCGGACATCAACCTGCTGGAGCGAGAGGACGGGCCTCTGGTGGTGGCGGTGCCCGTGGTGCGCGGCGGACGGCAGGTGGTGGGCATGCTCGTGGGTGAGCTTCGCGCCGGAGCGAAGCCGCTCCCGGGCGTCAGCGCGAAGGGCACGGATCTCACGCTGCTGGTGAGCCTGAACGGAAAGCTCCTGCTGCCCATGCCCCCGCAGAACCTCCGGTGGACCACCCAGCTCGCCTCGGACCTGATCGCCCTGGTGCACGCGCCCGGGCGCATCACCTTGGCAGACACCGCCATGCTGGGCGCGGCGGCCCCCGTGCCCGTGCCCGCGGGCGTGAGCGGCATGCTGCTGGCCGTGCTGGAGAACGAGGAGCACAACGTCGCGCCCCTGAGGTACCGCTTCCTCAGCCAGCTCATCTTGCACAGCGCCTTGCTGATCAGCACCCTGATCGTCTTCGTCTTCCTGCTGCGGCGCTCGTACCGCTCACTGCTCCGGGCGGAAGAGCGGCTCCGGCACCAGGAGACAATGGCCGCGCTGGGCTCCGCCAGCCAGCTCATCGCCCACGAGGTGAAGAACGCCCTCAATGGCATCCAGGCCGCCCTCTCGCTGCTGCGGCCCGCCTCCTCCAGCGGCGAGGTGGCCCTGCCGGCCTTGCGCGCCCAGGTGCAGCGGCTGGGCCACCTGGCGCGCTCGCTGCTGTCCTTCGGCGAGCCTCGGCCCATGCTGCGCCGGCCCTGCGATCTGAGACTGCTGGTGGATGAAGCCTTGCAGTCCTTGCGCCTGCTGCCCGAGGCCGAGGACGTCCGCATCGGCGTAACGATGGCGGAGGGCCTCACCGTGCACGTGGATCCGGCCCTGCTGGTGGCCGCCATCGACAACCTTTTACGCAACGCGGTAGAGGCCGGTGCGGTGGCCCGGGACACGGGCCTGCGTCCCGCCCCCTGGGTGCAGGTGAGCCTCGCTCGCGAGGGCGCCGAGGCCGTCCTGCTGGTGGAGGACAACGCGGGCGGTGTGGATCCGAAGCTGGAGCCGCGCCTGTGGGAGCCCTTCGCCACCGCGCGCGCCAAGGGCATTGGCCTGGGGCTGCCCATGGCGCGAACCGCCGTGGAGGCTCACGGCGGCAGCCTCACCTATACTCGTCTGCCCGAGGGCAGCCGCTTCAGCCTTCGGCTACCCTTGGAGAGCGCCGCATGA
- a CDS encoding response regulator codes for MLRQWSAKPSLKFTSSHKEPEEGLEPPLRILVADDQPEMRRLIRGALVRDGYEVVEVANGPALIHALISGLLEEQTRAPDLIITDVRMPGMTGLEVLARLRREAWSIPFILITAFGDEALHREAERLGAARVLDKPFELAELRAAVRRVLKPH; via the coding sequence ATGTTACGGCAATGGAGTGCGAAGCCATCGCTGAAGTTCACCTCGTCGCACAAGGAGCCAGAAGAGGGGCTTGAGCCTCCCTTGCGGATCCTGGTGGCCGATGACCAGCCTGAGATGCGCAGACTCATTCGGGGTGCGCTCGTTCGGGACGGGTACGAGGTGGTCGAGGTGGCGAACGGCCCTGCCCTCATCCACGCGCTCATCTCCGGGCTGCTGGAGGAGCAGACCCGCGCGCCCGACCTCATCATTACAGACGTCCGGATGCCGGGCATGACAGGACTGGAGGTGCTGGCCCGCCTCCGCCGGGAGGCCTGGTCCATTCCCTTCATCCTCATCACCGCCTTTGGGGATGAAGCGCTGCACAGGGAGGCGGAGCGCTTGGGGGCTGCACGTGTCCTCGACAAGCCATTCGAGCTGGCGGAGCTACGGGCCGCCGTGCGCAGGGTCCTCAAGCCTCACTGA
- the mprF gene encoding bifunctional lysylphosphatidylglycerol flippase/synthetase MprF, whose translation MSQASTLAPAPLAPAPSVPPSPRRGLGQRLMRWWERARQGPWGKVGRALLVLLPLILMAAAGRTLAKELAQLRWEQVALAMSALPGWRVGLAMLATAGSYLALTLYDVLALQYVGRRLPYRRVGRISFTACALGHSIGLSVLGSGSVRLRLYTDQGLSVVEVARIAAFTSATFWTGLLLAGGLCVAVSPEALAFLQVSSGTVRAVGVGLLLLVGGYVWVCALAHRRAGAPGLRSHLPRPSLAVRQALVSSMDWMMAALVLYLLLPAESGLSLPGVVALFAAAQSLGILSQVPGGLGVFEFVMVTALAPRVPMPAVLGVLVVYRMLYYVLPLVLALALLGNHELSHRRAEFRQLLNGVRATLAPLMPPLAAAACFVAGAVLLFSGVTPAVPSRLEFLSHFVPLPLLELSHLLGSLTGMALLLLALGLKRQLDGAFVLVLGLLLAGGVLSLLKGGDYEEATLLFTTALVLTPFRSRFYRHASLFAQRLSVSWLLAVLAVVGASVGLGFFSYRHVDYSHELWWQFTLEGDAPRFLRALVGMLSLSLFFGIATLLQPAAARPRLPGAVELAVARPLVAHAPESSAHLALVGDKALLFNDTRTSFLMYGVAGRSWVSMGDPVGPPDEATELAWRFHELADRHHGWTCFYQVGPSALPRYLDMGLALLKLGEEATVPLGGFLLELPEFKGLRHTCRKLEKEGVTFEVCPAQQVLPLLPELESISRAWMDEKQTREKGFSLGFFCPRYLREGPVALVRHQGRLVAFANMWVPLLREEFSVDLMRHRPEVPRGVMDFLFTQLMLWGREQGYERFNLGMAPFSGMMSRSLAPLWHRLGTFLFRHGEHFYNFQGLRQYKEKFHPVWTPRYLAAPGGWVLPRVLANIATLVSRGLTGAVSR comes from the coding sequence ATGTCTCAGGCAAGCACGCTGGCTCCCGCTCCCCTGGCGCCCGCCCCCTCAGTGCCGCCCTCCCCACGCCGGGGCCTCGGACAGCGGCTGATGCGGTGGTGGGAGCGGGCGCGTCAGGGGCCTTGGGGCAAGGTGGGCCGAGCCCTGCTCGTCCTGTTGCCGCTGATCCTGATGGCGGCGGCGGGCCGGACGCTGGCGAAGGAGCTGGCTCAGCTCCGCTGGGAGCAGGTCGCGCTGGCGATGTCTGCCCTTCCGGGCTGGCGCGTGGGATTGGCCATGCTCGCCACCGCTGGCAGCTACCTCGCGCTCACCTTATATGACGTGTTGGCGCTCCAGTACGTGGGCCGTCGACTGCCCTACCGGCGCGTCGGCCGCATCTCCTTCACCGCCTGCGCTCTGGGGCACAGCATTGGCCTGTCGGTGCTCGGCAGCGGCTCGGTACGCCTGCGCCTCTACACGGATCAGGGGCTGTCCGTCGTCGAGGTGGCGCGCATCGCCGCCTTCACCTCGGCGACGTTCTGGACGGGCCTCCTGTTGGCCGGTGGGTTGTGCGTGGCGGTGTCTCCCGAGGCGCTCGCTTTTCTGCAAGTGTCCTCCGGAACCGTGCGCGCCGTAGGAGTGGGGCTGCTGCTGCTCGTGGGGGGCTATGTCTGGGTCTGTGCCCTCGCTCACCGGAGGGCGGGCGCCCCGGGCCTGCGCTCGCACCTGCCTCGGCCGTCCTTGGCGGTGAGGCAGGCGCTGGTCTCCAGCATGGACTGGATGATGGCGGCGCTCGTCCTCTACCTGCTGCTGCCTGCGGAGTCGGGGCTGTCCCTGCCAGGCGTGGTGGCCCTCTTCGCCGCCGCGCAGTCGCTGGGGATTCTCAGCCAGGTTCCCGGCGGCCTGGGCGTGTTCGAGTTCGTCATGGTCACCGCGCTCGCACCTCGGGTGCCCATGCCCGCGGTGCTCGGGGTGCTCGTCGTCTACCGCATGCTCTACTATGTGCTGCCGCTGGTGCTGGCCCTGGCACTGCTGGGGAATCACGAGCTCTCGCACCGGCGCGCGGAGTTCCGGCAGCTGTTGAACGGCGTGAGGGCCACGCTGGCGCCGCTCATGCCTCCGCTGGCCGCGGCCGCGTGCTTCGTGGCGGGCGCGGTGCTCCTCTTCTCCGGTGTCACTCCGGCCGTACCCTCGCGGCTGGAGTTCCTCAGCCACTTCGTGCCGCTGCCGCTGCTGGAGCTCTCACACCTGCTTGGGAGCCTCACGGGCATGGCCCTGCTGCTGCTGGCGCTGGGCCTCAAGCGTCAGCTGGATGGGGCCTTCGTGTTGGTGCTCGGGCTGCTGCTGGCGGGCGGCGTGCTGTCCCTGCTCAAGGGAGGGGATTATGAGGAGGCAACGCTGCTCTTCACCACCGCGCTGGTGCTGACACCGTTCCGCTCCCGCTTCTACCGGCACGCCTCGTTGTTCGCCCAGCGCCTCAGTGTCTCCTGGCTGCTGGCGGTGCTCGCCGTGGTAGGGGCCTCGGTGGGGTTGGGCTTCTTCTCCTACCGGCACGTGGACTACAGCCACGAGCTCTGGTGGCAGTTCACCCTGGAGGGCGATGCGCCCCGCTTCCTTCGCGCCCTGGTGGGCATGCTGAGCCTGTCGCTGTTCTTTGGCATCGCCACGCTGCTGCAGCCCGCCGCCGCGCGCCCGCGCCTGCCGGGCGCCGTGGAGCTGGCCGTGGCCCGTCCCCTGGTGGCGCACGCCCCCGAGTCCTCCGCGCACCTGGCGCTGGTGGGAGACAAGGCGCTGCTCTTCAACGACACGCGCACCTCCTTCCTCATGTACGGCGTGGCGGGGCGCAGCTGGGTGTCCATGGGCGATCCGGTGGGGCCGCCGGACGAGGCCACGGAGCTGGCGTGGCGCTTCCACGAGCTGGCGGATCGGCACCACGGGTGGACCTGCTTCTACCAGGTGGGGCCCTCGGCGCTGCCGCGCTACCTGGACATGGGGCTGGCGCTGCTGAAGCTGGGCGAGGAGGCCACCGTGCCGCTGGGGGGCTTCCTCTTGGAGCTGCCCGAGTTCAAAGGCCTGCGCCACACGTGCCGCAAGCTGGAGAAGGAGGGGGTGACCTTCGAGGTGTGCCCCGCCCAGCAGGTGCTGCCGCTGCTGCCAGAGCTGGAGTCCATCTCGCGCGCGTGGATGGACGAGAAGCAGACCCGCGAGAAGGGCTTCTCACTGGGCTTCTTCTGCCCGCGCTACCTCCGGGAGGGCCCCGTCGCGCTGGTGCGCCACCAGGGGCGCCTGGTGGCCTTTGCCAACATGTGGGTCCCGCTGTTGCGCGAGGAGTTCTCCGTGGACCTGATGCGCCACCGGCCCGAGGTCCCGCGCGGGGTGATGGACTTCCTCTTCACGCAGCTGATGCTGTGGGGGCGGGAGCAGGGCTACGAGCGCTTCAACCTGGGCATGGCGCCCTTCAGCGGGATGATGTCGCGCAGCCTGGCGCCGCTGTGGCACCGCCTGGGCACCTTTCTCTTCCGCCACGGTGAGCACTTCTACAACTTCCAGGGTCTGCGCCAATACAAGGAGAAGTTCCACCCGGTGTGGACGCCGCGCTATCTCGCCGCGCCGGGCGGGTGGGTGCTGCCTCGGGTGCTCGCGAACATCGCCACGCTTGTGTCGCGCGGCCTCACGGGAGCGGTGTCGAGATGA
- a CDS encoding virulence factor family protein, producing MRTSRWCGVLAGALLALTVQAASGQPLEPVGDLPLVEVPAATPSSDSFALLLTGDGGWAPLDKHLAAALNTQGMSVVGWDSLRYFWKRRSPEDTARDVGRAMAHYLTAWGARRVVLVGYSRGADVLPAIVARLPSELREKVRLVALVAPGHSAEFEVHVLDLLGGGGGDYPVLPEVKALGGMPVLCLYGDEELKESLCPKLSEVTGVQALRLHGGHHFDGNYTRVARAIIDALGQ from the coding sequence ATGAGAACCTCACGGTGGTGCGGTGTCCTCGCGGGCGCGCTGCTCGCGCTCACGGTCCAAGCGGCTTCCGGGCAGCCGCTCGAGCCCGTGGGAGATCTGCCCCTCGTCGAAGTGCCCGCGGCCACGCCTTCATCCGACAGCTTCGCGCTCCTTCTCACGGGGGATGGAGGCTGGGCGCCTCTCGACAAGCACCTCGCAGCGGCGCTCAACACCCAGGGCATGTCCGTGGTGGGCTGGGACTCGCTGCGCTACTTCTGGAAGCGGCGGTCGCCCGAGGACACGGCGCGGGACGTGGGCCGGGCGATGGCGCACTACCTGACGGCGTGGGGGGCGCGGCGCGTGGTGCTCGTGGGTTACTCGCGCGGAGCGGATGTCCTCCCCGCCATCGTGGCCCGGCTCCCCTCGGAGCTGCGTGAGAAGGTGCGGCTGGTGGCGCTGGTGGCCCCCGGCCACAGCGCCGAGTTCGAGGTCCACGTCCTGGATCTGCTCGGCGGTGGAGGCGGGGACTACCCAGTGCTCCCCGAGGTGAAGGCACTCGGGGGGATGCCCGTGCTGTGCCTCTATGGAGACGAAGAGCTCAAGGAGAGCCTCTGTCCCAAGCTGTCCGAAGTGACGGGAGTCCAGGCGCTGAGGCTTCACGGAGGGCACCACTTTGACGGGAACTACACGCGTGTGGCCCGCGCCATCATCGACGCCTTGGGGCAGTGA